A DNA window from Brassica napus cultivar Da-Ae chromosome C1, Da-Ae, whole genome shotgun sequence contains the following coding sequences:
- the LOC106374849 gene encoding CLAVATA3/ESR (CLE)-related protein 2, whose translation MRSLISSYTLIHTTFTFNFSLPPSPFLLTFYIEISSSVIVTVMAKLCFSLYFLVFLLIASAATGSRPLEQTPAGLKVRDLSPSTKATSKTVVDGEATGGSGIQGKSPERLSPGGSDPQHH comes from the coding sequence ATGAGATCTCTTATTTCCTCATATACACTCATACACACCACGTTTACTTTCAATTTCAGTCTCCCTCCCTCTCCCTTTCTATTAACTTTCTATATAGAAATTAGTTCCAGTGTTATTGTAACTGTAATGGCTAAGTTATGCTTCTCGCTATACTTCTTGGTGTTTCTTCTGATAGCCTCAGCCGCCACCGGAAGCCGTCCTCTTGAGCAGACTCCGGCCGGGCTGAAGGTGAGAGATTTAAGCCCTTCTACTAAGGCTACGAGCAAGACGGTGGTGGATGGTGAAGCTACTGGTGGAAGCGGCATCCAAGGAAAATCTCCAGAACGTTTAAGCCCTGGAGGATCTGACCCACAACATCATTAG